In Novosphingobium resinovorum, the following are encoded in one genomic region:
- a CDS encoding NrsF family protein — MVDHDTLIDTLCDEAVPVRRVAPAWRRALAWSPVALGIGYLATQMLHRAGTDWAGPLAGVAAANIVLSLVLGIAAFTAALSASVPGAPARTSGWIMACLGIWLTLAAYSIGISSQPVGHLGHGSYCFTFVLVAGVPMIAITVLALRRTRSLNPVRSLMLAGTGIAFLSFGLLAFCHPIAMSAMDFAGHLVAGVLLGALTIGLGRKAIAA, encoded by the coding sequence ATGGTTGACCATGACACCCTGATCGATACGCTTTGCGACGAGGCCGTGCCGGTACGCCGCGTGGCTCCGGCGTGGCGGCGGGCCCTCGCCTGGAGCCCGGTCGCGCTAGGAATCGGCTATCTCGCGACCCAAATGCTCCACCGCGCCGGTACGGATTGGGCCGGTCCCCTTGCCGGGGTCGCCGCCGCCAATATCGTATTGTCACTTGTCCTGGGTATCGCCGCGTTCACAGCCGCCTTGTCGGCCAGCGTACCTGGCGCCCCCGCGCGGACGAGCGGCTGGATCATGGCGTGCCTGGGCATCTGGCTGACGCTGGCGGCCTACAGCATCGGCATATCCAGCCAGCCCGTCGGGCATCTGGGGCACGGCAGCTATTGCTTCACGTTCGTACTGGTCGCCGGAGTTCCCATGATTGCTATCACCGTGCTGGCACTGCGGCGAACGCGGTCGCTCAATCCGGTGCGGTCGCTGATGCTCGCGGGGACGGGAATAGCGTTCCTGTCGTTCGGACTGCTGGCGTTCTGCCATCCCATCGCGATGTCGGCGATGGACTTTGCCGGCCACCTCGTGGCCGGCGTCCTGCTCGGTGCGCTGACCATCGGACTCGGGCGCAAGGCGATCGCGGCCTGA
- a CDS encoding RNA polymerase sigma factor, whose amino-acid sequence MQRAQDGDQRAYRLVLRALVPVVRVRVRRRIFDDVLAEDVVQEVLMTLHRLRHTYDPALPLMPWVSAIVSARSVDALRRQGRSRGREINREETLDGAIDPVAAAAFEAIGAERELAGMLNLLPERQRQMIEMVKLQEMSLDAAAQESRLSVSAVKSLLHRAIVRLREHGKQTHG is encoded by the coding sequence ATGCAGCGGGCGCAGGATGGCGACCAGCGCGCCTACCGGCTGGTCCTGCGCGCGCTGGTGCCGGTCGTCCGGGTTCGGGTACGGCGGCGCATCTTCGATGACGTGCTGGCGGAGGACGTGGTTCAGGAGGTGCTGATGACGCTTCATCGCCTGCGTCACACTTACGATCCCGCGCTGCCGCTGATGCCCTGGGTTTCGGCCATCGTCTCGGCAAGGTCCGTGGATGCGCTACGCCGACAGGGCCGATCCCGCGGCCGGGAGATCAATCGGGAAGAAACCCTGGACGGCGCCATCGACCCCGTCGCGGCGGCGGCCTTCGAAGCGATCGGCGCCGAACGGGAACTCGCGGGCATGCTGAACTTGCTGCCCGAACGCCAGCGGCAGATGATCGAGATGGTGAAGCTGCAGGAGATGTCGCTCGATGCCGCCGCGCAGGAAAGCCGGCTCTCCGTTTCCGCCGTAAAATCCTTGCTGCACCGCGCGATCGTCAGGTTGCGCGAACATGGAAAGCAGACACATGGTTGA
- a CDS encoding protein-disulfide reductase DsbD family protein has protein sequence MLVALLSAFLGGLILNLMPCVFPIISLKAFGLARQGGDPRQMRREGLAFLGGTLLAMLALAGTLIALRAGGQAVGWGFQLQSPLVVALLVLVLLGSALNLAGLFEFGLGLQRMGQTMDGKDGLLGAALTGALAVVVATPCAGPFMASAIGFALVQPPLAALAIFAALGAGVAAPFTALSFSPALARRLPKPGAWMTTLKHALAFPMLAAAAWLLWVLAQQTGSAGLALMLGCALLLAFSCWIYGMAQRRTMSGRPARALHSVAALGAVAIAALFAMPGGALQAPAALAPTQASAAPVSDKPVPWSPEAVAKAQAAGHAVFVDFSAEWCLTCKVNEKAVLSTAAFKSAIADTGTTYMMADSTNYDARIEQAMMQLGRSGLPLYLVYPAKGGDPVILPQVLDTKTATDALRKASGKKV, from the coding sequence ATGCTTGTTGCCCTGTTGTCCGCCTTCCTGGGCGGGCTGATCCTGAACCTAATGCCTTGCGTCTTCCCGATCATCTCGCTCAAGGCGTTCGGGCTTGCGCGGCAAGGCGGCGACCCACGACAAATGCGACGAGAAGGGCTGGCGTTCCTCGGCGGAACCCTGCTGGCGATGCTGGCGCTGGCCGGCACGTTGATCGCCTTGCGCGCCGGCGGCCAGGCGGTGGGCTGGGGCTTCCAGCTCCAGTCCCCGCTCGTCGTCGCACTGCTGGTGCTGGTGCTGCTTGGCTCTGCACTCAACCTTGCCGGTCTCTTCGAGTTCGGACTGGGGCTGCAGCGCATGGGCCAGACGATGGACGGGAAGGATGGCCTGCTTGGCGCAGCGCTCACCGGCGCTCTGGCGGTGGTCGTGGCGACGCCCTGCGCCGGTCCGTTCATGGCCAGCGCCATCGGCTTTGCGCTCGTCCAGCCGCCGCTGGCCGCGCTCGCCATCTTTGCGGCGCTGGGCGCGGGCGTGGCGGCACCGTTCACGGCGCTGTCCTTCAGCCCGGCGCTGGCGCGGCGTCTGCCGAAACCCGGTGCCTGGATGACGACGCTGAAGCACGCGCTGGCCTTTCCGATGCTCGCCGCCGCCGCATGGCTGCTGTGGGTGCTGGCGCAGCAGACGGGCAGCGCGGGGCTGGCGCTGATGCTCGGTTGCGCCTTGCTGCTGGCGTTCTCTTGCTGGATCTATGGCATGGCGCAAAGGCGCACGATGTCCGGCCGTCCCGCGCGTGCGCTGCACAGCGTTGCGGCCTTGGGTGCCGTGGCGATCGCCGCGCTTTTCGCCATGCCGGGCGGCGCTTTGCAGGCCCCCGCCGCGCTTGCACCGACGCAGGCATCCGCCGCGCCGGTGAGCGACAAGCCCGTGCCCTGGTCACCCGAAGCCGTCGCGAAGGCGCAGGCCGCCGGTCACGCGGTCTTCGTCGATTTCTCGGCCGAGTGGTGCCTGACCTGCAAGGTCAACGAGAAGGCCGTGCTTTCCACTGCCGCGTTCAAGTCCGCCATTGCCGACACCGGCACGACGTACATGATGGCGGACTCGACCAACTATGATGCGCGGATCGAGCAGGCTATGATGCAACTCGGCCGATCCGGGCTGCCGCTCTACCTGGTCTATCCGGCCAAGGGCGGCGATCCGGTGATACTGCCGCAAGTTCTGGACACGAAGACCGCCACCGATGCCTTGCGAAAGGCGTCTGGCAAGAAGGTTTGA
- a CDS encoding peroxiredoxin, producing MKIRKNFALSLAVGLFAAAVPSQSFAALPQGAKAPDFTLHAALGGKPFDLSLAKALKKGPVVLYFFPAAFTSGCTVEAHLFAEATGDFKKLGASVIGVTAGNVERVAEFSKSECRNQFAVAADPNAKVAARFDATMQGGKQTISNRTSFVIAPNGTILLSYTDMNPQAHIEKTMAAVRAWKAKHG from the coding sequence ATGAAAATCCGAAAGAATTTCGCCTTGTCGCTGGCCGTTGGACTATTCGCGGCCGCCGTGCCGAGCCAGAGCTTCGCCGCCCTGCCTCAAGGCGCCAAGGCCCCTGACTTCACGCTGCACGCCGCGCTGGGCGGCAAGCCCTTCGACCTCTCTCTGGCAAAGGCGCTGAAGAAGGGGCCGGTCGTGCTTTACTTCTTCCCCGCCGCCTTCACTTCCGGCTGCACGGTAGAGGCGCACCTGTTCGCCGAAGCCACCGGCGATTTCAAGAAGCTGGGCGCCAGCGTGATCGGCGTGACCGCAGGCAATGTCGAGCGTGTCGCGGAATTCTCGAAGTCCGAATGCCGCAACCAGTTCGCCGTCGCCGCCGATCCGAACGCCAAGGTCGCCGCCAGGTTCGACGCAACGATGCAGGGCGGCAAGCAGACGATCTCCAACCGCACTTCGTTCGTGATCGCCCCTAACGGCACGATCCTGCTCAGTTACACGGACATGAACCCGCAGGCCCACATCGAGAAGACGATGGCCGCGGTGCGTGCGTGGAAAGCGAAGCACGGCTGA